One window of the Trifolium pratense cultivar HEN17-A07 linkage group LG2, ARS_RC_1.1, whole genome shotgun sequence genome contains the following:
- the LOC123908493 gene encoding uncharacterized protein LOC123908493, which translates to MGCCASSNRSLLSETKNNDFQPSRSSISHVKGLENRAPPSVEEETVKEVLSETSKWKKPNERFNFEVEKPKCFEKFDRENSKIEKPYYKIDEISEVSEVCSLSESVSTITATDRREEDEESCKRVNGSPAKMRKNRTFSGEKRDWTAGKSPVRRSEQSPAKRNGGSVRIVQKRDQMGNGGMKNQPLRRDSGENSGRRSRSPATRTDNGSTRSVVGRSLSARRMNQSPGKGRTAAPENDGRKMENSTMESKWPSTTNDESLENPLVSLECFIFL; encoded by the coding sequence ATGGGTTGTTGTGCTAGTAGTAACAGATCTTTATTGtcagaaacaaaaaacaatgaTTTTCAACCATCAAGATCTAGCATTTCTCATGTCAAAGGTTTAGAAAACAGAGCACCTCCTTctgttgaagaagaaacagtTAAGGAAGTGTTGTCTGAAACATCCAAATGGAAGAAACCAAATGAAAGATTCAATTTTGAAGTTGAAAAGCCAAAatgttttgaaaaatttgatAGAGAGAATAGTAAGATTGAGAAACCGTACTACAAAATTGATGAGATCTCTGAAGTTTCCGAGGTTTGTAGTTTGAGTGAAAGTGTTTCTACAATCACTGCAACTGATCGGAGAGAAGAGGATGAAGAATCTTGCAAAAGGGTCAATGGATCTCCCGCTAAAATGCGCAAAAATCGTACCTTTTCCGGTGAAAAACGAGATTGGACGGCGGGGAAGTCGCCGGTGAGAAGGTCGGAGCAATCTCCGGCGAAAAGAAATGGTGGGTCGGTGAGGATTGTTCAAAAGAGAGATCAAATGGGTAATGGTGGAATGAAGAATCAGCCTCTCCGGCGAGACTCCGGCGAAAATTCCGGCCGGCGATCTAGGTCGCCGGCGACTCGGACCGACAATGGGTCAACGAGATCTGTAGTGGGTCGGAGCTTATCTGCAAGAAGAATGAATCAGTCGCCGGGGAAGGGAAGAACCGCCGCGCCGGAAAATGATGGCCGGAAAATGGAGAATTCAACAATGGAGAGTAAATGGCCATCAACAACAAATGATGAGTCACTGGAAAATCCACTTGTGTCATTGGAATGCTTCATTTTTCTTTAG
- the LOC123909126 gene encoding protein GID8 homolog has translation MSLFWIVIRQLAEIEAMAASKKVITREEWERKLNNVNIRKEDMNKLVMNFLVTEGFVEAAEKFRKESGTEPDIDLATITDRMAVKKAVQSGNVEDAIEKVNDLNPEILDTNPQLFFHLQQQRLIELIRNGKVEEALEFAQEELAPRGEENQSFLEELERTVALLAFEDVSNCPVGELLDISQRLKTASEVNAAILTSQSHEKDPKLPSLLKMLIWAQNQLDEKAAFPRINDLSTAALEDPA, from the exons ATGTCATTGTTTTGGATTGTGATTCGTCAACTAGCAGAAATTGAGGCAATG GCGGCATCCAAGAAAGTGATAACAAGGGAAGAGTGGGAGAGGAAGCTTAATAATGTCAATATTAGGAAAGAAGACATGAATAAATTGGTAATGAATTTCCTTGTCACCGAAGGTTTTGTTGAAGCTGCTGAGAAATTCCGCAAGGAGTCTGGAACTGAGC CTGACATTGATCTTGCTACAATCACTGATCGGATGGCTGTTAAGAAGGCAGTACAAAGTGGTAATGTTGAAGATGCAATTGAGAAAGTCAATGACTTAAATCCTGAG ATACTGGACACAAACCCCCAATTATTTTTCCATCTTCAACAGCAGCGGCTTATAGAACTGATCCGGAATGGGAAAGTAGAAGAAGCTTTAGAGTTTGCACAGGAGGAGCTTGCCCCAAGGGGAGAGGAAAAT CAAAGCTTTTTGGAAGAATTGGAGAGGACCGTTGCACTTCTTGCTTTTGAAGATGTCTCTAACTGTCCTGTTGGAGAGCTTCTTGACATATCACAACGTCTAAAAACAGCAAGCGAGGTGAATGCAGCTATACTTACAAGCCAGAGTCATGAAAAAG ACCCAAAACTTCCAAGCTTGTTGAAGATGTTGATATGGGCCCAAAACCAGCTGGATGAGAAAGCTGCTTTTCCTCGCATAAATGATCTATCCACCGCTGCATTAGAAGATCCTGCTTAA
- the LOC123911351 gene encoding uncharacterized protein LOC123911351 isoform X2, with amino-acid sequence MVMVLGIEEHVVENGWSPIGAPLNVQRDEHQQQQQHWNNNNINNNFDSSNAVSFGFVATAILISMFLLMAIFERFLAPSSQALFPNRRRNRRDVESPITKPGHSSPKVKECIYQLGFSFNAWRRDSHIHCSSCTGTVLSRTNFMAFSSAYNIA; translated from the exons ATGGTAATGGTACTAGGAATAGAAGAACATGTTGTTGAAAATGGTTGGAGTCCAATAGGGGCCCCATTAAATGTACAAAGAGAtgaacatcaacaacaacaacaacattggaataacaacaacatcaacaacaattttGATAGTTCTAATGCTGTCTCTTTTGGTTTTGTTGCTACAGCTATTCTTATTTCAATGTTCTTACTCATGGCTATTTTTGAAAGGTTCCTTGCACCTTCTTCACAAGCTTTGTTTCCTAATCGTCGCCGGAACCGTCGTGATGTTGAATCTCCGATCACAAAACCTGGTCACTCATCACCAAAAGTGA AAGAGTGTATTTACCAGCTGGGTTTCAGTTTTAATGCCTGGAGAAGAGATTCCCACATTCATTGCTCATCCTGCACCGGTACCGTGTTGTCCCGAACGAATTTCATGGCCTTCTCATCAGCATACAACATTGCATAG
- the LOC123911262 gene encoding influenza virus NS1A-binding protein homolog A-like — translation MGSLPSPPPSPSPENHLSNYVMATIFCPREPTPNVITLPNSIYLYYPSNNTWTYVGIIPGLIDDQVLKGFSMVSLGDFIYIIGGQVCYKEKVHVNDDSAEFLDEGIKVVPNVLRYNIRTNQWFNCAPLGVARYDFACTVCDNKIYVACGKSKVASARGISSAELYDPDLDTWTTLPNLHILRYKCIGVTWKGKVYIVGGFAERENSDMTMPSIVERSSAEVLDTQARKWELITGMWQLDVPPNQIVAVNDTLFSSGDCLNAWKGHVEAYDGQFWNEVDGSRKRSLSTLEYNYENWPLNQRLYLTMAPIGNKLFFLAGYRVGDGEPARTTSVVHVFDTSATVDAWKSFEPMELEGERELCSHCCVVQLSSP, via the coding sequence ATGGGATCCCTtccttcaccaccaccatcaccttCTCCTGAAAATCATCTTTCAAATTATGTTATGGCAACAATTTTTTGTCCTAGAGAACCAACCCCAAATGTTATTACTCTCCCTAATTCAATTTACCTTTATTATCCATCCAATAACACATGGACTTATGTTGGAATAATTCCTGGCCTAATTGATGACCAAGTATTAAAAGGGTTTTCAATGGTTTCATTAGGAGATTTTATTTACATAATTGGTGGCCAAGTTTGTTACAAAGAAAAAGTTCATGTTAATGATGACTCAGCTGAATTTCTTGATGAGGGTATTAAGGTTGTACCAAATGTACTTCGTTACAATATAAGAACCAATCAATGGTTCAATTGTGCACCACTAGGTGTAGCAAGGTATGATTTTGCTTGTACTGTTTGTGACAACAAAATCTATGTTGCTTGTGGAAAGTCCAAGGTGGCAAGTGCTAGAGGGATCTCATCAGCTGAGTTGTATGATCCTGATCTTGACACGTGGACAACTTTGCCAAATTTGCATATTTTAAGGTATAAATGCATAGGTGTGACGTGGAAAGGTAAAGTTTATATTGTAGGAGGCTTTGCTGAAAGAGAAAACTCTGATATGACAATGCCTAGCATCGTTGAACGGAGCTCAGCTGAAGTTCTTGACACACAAGCAAGAAAATGGGAACTTATTACAGGTATGTGGCAGCTCGATGTGCCACCTAATCAAATTGTGGCGGTGAATGACACTCTTTTTAGCTCTGGGGATTGTTTGAATGCTTGGAAAGGACATGTTGAAGCTTATGATGGACAATTTTGGAATGAAGTTGATGGATCGCGCAAGAGAAGTCTTTCTACATTAGAGTATAACTACGAGAATTGGCCTCTTAATCAAAGACTCTACTTGACTATGGCGCCGATTGgaaataaattgtttttcttaGCAGGTTATAGGGTAGGTGATGGGGAACCGGCAAGAACAACGTCTGTTGTTCATGTATTTGATACATCGGCTACCGTAGATGCTTGGAAGAGTTTTGAACCAATGGAATTGGAGGGTGAGAGAGAGCTTTGTAGTCATTGTTGTGTTGTGCAACTCTCATCACCTTAG
- the LOC123911351 gene encoding uncharacterized protein LOC123911351 isoform X1 yields MVMVLGIEEHVVENGWSPIGAPLNVQRDEHQQQQQHWNNNNINNNFDSSNAVSFGFVATAILISMFLLMAIFERFLAPSSQALFPNRRRNRRDVESPITKPGHSSPKKSVFTSWVSVLMPGEEIPTFIAHPAPVPCCPERISWPSHQHTTLHSSTSNVLPNNINHV; encoded by the exons ATGGTAATGGTACTAGGAATAGAAGAACATGTTGTTGAAAATGGTTGGAGTCCAATAGGGGCCCCATTAAATGTACAAAGAGAtgaacatcaacaacaacaacaacattggaataacaacaacatcaacaacaattttGATAGTTCTAATGCTGTCTCTTTTGGTTTTGTTGCTACAGCTATTCTTATTTCAATGTTCTTACTCATGGCTATTTTTGAAAGGTTCCTTGCACCTTCTTCACAAGCTTTGTTTCCTAATCGTCGCCGGAACCGTCGTGATGTTGAATCTCCGATCACAAAACCTGGTCACTCATCACCAAAA AAGAGTGTATTTACCAGCTGGGTTTCAGTTTTAATGCCTGGAGAAGAGATTCCCACATTCATTGCTCATCCTGCACCGGTACCGTGTTGTCCCGAACGAATTTCATGGCCTTCTCATCAGCATACAACATTGCATAGTTCCACTTCCAATGTCCTGCCTAATAATATCAATCATGTATGA